In the Malassezia vespertilionis chromosome 3, complete sequence genome, one interval contains:
- the TVP38 gene encoding Tlg2-vesicle protein (TransMembrane:4 (n2-10c15/16o31-56i86-105o117-137i157-178o); COG:S; EggNog:ENOG503NVCI), producing the protein MVTIAGMAFASAVSSEKNMRVTWWYSVGRFFYGWIIASVGLVISSYISFVFLQYILARMHGHWRVLDTIKGDRRFRALQEAVHERGLWMAVLSRFCPMPYCYTNLLLASLDALPVSVYILSSVLASPRLMLHVFMGAKMFELMDRDVRAHQDMGTRIMNGVYVFIGFLLGIGSSWLIWRETSRILHLDSEAEWAPVDVEEDTFILNDNDTDEM; encoded by the exons ATGGTGACGATTGCGGGAATGGCATTTGCTAGCGCCGTCTCGAGCGAGAAGAACATGCGTGTGACGTGGTGGTACAGTGTTGGGCGGTTTTTCTACGGCTGGATTATTGCATCCGTCGGGCTGGTGATCAGCTCGTACATAAGCTTTGTGTTTCTACAGTATatccttgcgcgcatgcatgGCCATTGGCGTGTGCTGGACACGATCAAAGGAGACCGGCGTTTCCGTGCTTTGCAGGAAGCAGTGCACGAGCGTGGGCTGTGGATGGCTGTTTTATCGAG GTTTTGCCCCATGCCGTATTGTT ATACAAATTTGCTACTTGCT TCGCTGGATGCACTGCCCGTGTCAGTCTATATCCTCTCCTCTGTTCTAGCATCCCCGCGCCTCATGCTACACGTGTTTATGGGCGCCAAAATGTTTGAGCTTATGGACAGGGACGTGCGCGCACACCAAGATATGGGCACGCGGATCATGAACGGGGTTTACGTCTTCATTGGATTTCTGCTTGGAATAGGCAGCAGCTGGCTGATTTGGCGCGAGACGAGTCGCATACTGCATCTGGATTCAGAGGCAGAATGGGCGCCTGTGGACGTCGAGGAAGACACATTCATCCTCAACGATAACGACACAGATGAAATGTAA
- the CYT2 gene encoding holocytochrome-c synthase (EggNog:ENOG503P2VY; COG:C; COG:O), with product MDLETTNSEMPSVHSGSETAVDEQERNWVYPSPSQFYTAVTRKNHDVRAEDMNVVVPIHNAVNEEAWRRILEWERSWKAQGSTAPHLVNFVGRPKDLTWRAWFRSLAGYQPPFDRHDWVIARPNPDSDAPRMMRYIIDFYAGRPSANAEIDTKNTMMRAQDPKNAVAFYLDVRPAPDSAEGIAMRLHQIWRSFSPS from the coding sequence ATGGATCTGGAGACGACAAATTCCGAGATGCCGTCGGTGCATAGTGGCAGCGAAACTGCCGTCGACGAGCAGGAACGGAATTGGGTATACCCTTCGCCGTCTCAATTTTACACCGCAGTTACTCGCAAGAATCACGATGTGCGCGCGGAAGATATGAATGTTGTTGTGCCAATACATAATGCGGTCAATGAAGAAgcatggcggcgcattttAGAATGGGAGCGTAGCTGGAAGGCGCAAGGGTcaacagcgccgcacttggTCAACTTTGTAGGTCGGCCCAAGGACTTGACTTGGCGTGCCTGGTTCCGCAGCCTTGCTGGGTACCAACCCCCCTTTGATAGGCACGATTGGGTTATCGCTCGCCCGAATCCCGACtcggatgcgccgcgcatgaTGCGCTACATTATCGACTTTTATGCGGGCCGCCCTTCGGCAAATGCCGAGATTGATACCAAAAATACCAtgatgcgcgcacaagATCCAAAAAATGCCGTGGCGTTCTACCTCGATGTTAGACCTGCTCCCGATTCGGCAGAAGGCATTGCCATGCGTCTCCATCAGATCTGGCGCTCTTTTTCACCGTCGTAA
- the RPC82 gene encoding RNA polymerase III subunit C82 (COG:K; EggNog:ENOG503NZ6S; BUSCO:EOG092610QT), protein MRGDTCHVSAGQSGSSVPGRGNARGKEQLPLRLTQQSLIILIQHHCVSHSSPSNNETDEDFFEINIDEILARLRFGMYIDIARRWGGDEAAAVVRLLLYHGQIRVGAIMDALLGRPTNEPLNLPSDLILQPLQKPKQAEVHLRKLLVRMLGELLVNPSTPTQHISRLDRQLTHETTLRKSYKGIPTAKSLKEIKQRAAAMIDEEDQRDSKSGTNGSLCVGLKRKAQANSARDKRNRRAADNDVAANKAVPNGDATAGVAIDGVVWLRVNYDWFNVQMRNEVLVRTVAQKYNHVAGEVFRSMLQCDRAAPTRCETDERSLPISLTSLALAIPQDVRIQRGLDKRSIVGEESAQSEHTPTKAELLAEYVAILTSHDNISSSVCMNRFLAPHGSITTTSAGGSTNVPTSFTIEYINILRFLQYQMIRDVVVQRFGNIAGRIFTILVEKGKLEEKHISKLGLISMGETRDICGRLFAASLLSLQEVPKSNERNPQRTFFLWFVDLPKCSAWLLDHYYQTLLQVSRRRVYEQRLKSALIRKAERSDVKEDADGLLAEWERNSLAALRKVQEALTVVESRVILCAFVQRHFAAQATSTW, encoded by the exons ATGCGTGGGGATACTTGTCATGTAAGCGCCGGTCAAAGCGGAAGCTCGGTTCCCGGCCGTGGTAATGCACGCGGGAAAGAACAGCTCCCACTGCGTCTTACCCAGCAGTCTCTCATTATCCTAATCCAGCATCATTGTGTCTCGCATTCCAGTCCGTCTAACAATGAGACAGACGAAGATTTTTTCGAGATAAATATCGACGAAATTCTTGCGCGACTCCGCTTTGGAATGTATATTgacattgcgcggcgatgggGCGGCGACGAAGCGGCGGCTGTCGTTCGACTGCTACTATACCATGGCCAGATACGCGTAGGAGCTATtatggatgcgctgcttgggcgCCCCACAAACGAACCACTCAACCTTCCCAGTGATCTCATTTTGCAACCACTACAGAAGCCGAAGCAGGCCGAAGTGCATTTGCGAAAATTGTTGGTTCGTATGCTAGGAGAGCTACTTGTAAACCCGTCTACCCCAACACAGCATATTTCTCGACTGGACCGACAATTGACGCACGAAACCACGCTCCGCAAGTCTTACAAGGGAATCCCCACCGCCAAGTCCCTCAAGGAaatcaagcagcgcgccgctgcaatgATTGATGAAGAGGACCAACGTGATTCGAAATCTGGCACTAACGGAAGCCTTTGTGTGGGTCTgaagcgcaaagcgcaggcaaactcggcgcgcgacaagcgcaatcggcgcgcggctgACAACGACGTGGCAGCGAACAAAGCCGTGCCGAATGGAGACGCTACGGCAGGCGTCGCCATAGATGGAGTCGTTTGGCTTCGGGTGAACTACGATTGGTTTAATGTGCAAATGCGAAACGAAGTGCTTGTACGGACCGTTGCGCAAAAATACAATCATGTGGCAGGCGAAGTGTTTCGCAGCATGCTTCAATGCGACCGTGCGGCACCAACCCGTTGCGAAACGGACGAGCGTTCTTTACCCATCTCTCTTACATCATTGGCACTTGCCATACCGCAGGATGTACGGAtccagcgcggcttggacAAGCGCTCCATCGTGGGAGAGGAGTCGGCCCAAAGTGAGCACACACCTACCAAAGCCGAACTTTTGGCCGAATACGTTGCGATCCTGACAAGCCACGACAATATTTCGTCCTCCGTGTGCATGAATCGCTTCCTGGCACCGCATGGATCTATTACTACCACGAGCGCAGGTGGGAGCACCAATGTTCCAACCTCGTTCACAATCGAGTACATCAACATTCTCCGCTTCCTTCAGTACCAGATGATACGCGACGTCGTTGTACAGCGATTTGGTAATATTGCTGGACGTATCTTTACGATTTTGGTCGAGAAAGGCAAGCTCGAAGAGAAACAT ATTTCAAAACTGGGGCTTATTTCGATGGGCGAGACACGCGATATCTGTGGCCGTCTCTTTGCCGCCTCACTTCTCAGCTTACAAGAGGTCCCAAAAAGCAATGAACGCAATCCACAACGGACTTTTTTCCTTTGGTTTGTCGACCTACCGAAATGCAGTGCATGGCTACTGGACCACTACTACCAAACGCTTTTGCAGGTAAGCCGCAGGCGCGTATATGAGCAGCGTCTTAAATCTGCATTAATCCGCAAGGCTGAGCGTTCCGATGTGAAGGAAGATGCCGATGGGCTTCTCGCGGAATGGGAGCGCAACAGCCTCGCAGCGTTGCGCAAGGTCCAAGAGGCACTCACCGTTGTGGAGTCACGTGTCATTCTCTGTGCATTTGTGCAGCGTcactttgctgcgcaggcaaCTTCCACATGGTAG